A single genomic interval of Spirosoma linguale DSM 74 harbors:
- a CDS encoding GTP-binding protein LepA (TIGRFAM: GTP-binding protein LepA; small GTP- binding protein~PFAM: GTP-binding protein LepA domain protein; elongation factor G domain protein; elongation factor Tu domain 2 protein; protein synthesis factor GTP-binding~KEGG: pca:Pcar_1618 GTP-binding protein LepA): MKHIRNFCIIAHIDHGKSTLADRLLEFTKTVGSRDMQAQLLDDMDLERERGITIKSHAIQMDYVYKGETYTLNLIDTPGHVDFSYEVSRSIAACEGALLLVDASQGTEAQTISNLYLALNNDLVIIPVLNKIDLPGARPEEIKDEMVDLLGCERDDIIPASGKEGIGVPEILAAIVERIPAPKGEPAGPLQALIFDSHFNSYRGIEVIFRVKNGRIRKGDKVKFMNTGKEYTADEIGTLRLTQEPKDVIECGDVGYLISGIKVAKEVKVGDTVTTIENPASAAIQGFSEVKPMVFAGIYPVETSEFEDLRDAMEKLQLNDAALVWEPETSAALGFGFRCGFLGMLHMEIVQERLEREFDMTVITTVPSVRFEVVTTKGEELQVSAPAEMPEPNLIDYIEEPFIRAQIITKAEYVGGIMGLCMDKRSILKNQVYLTADRVELQFEMPLAEVVFDFFDKLKTISRGYASLDYEFMDNRESDMVKLDVMLNGDRVDALSAIVHRSKSYEWGKKLCEKLRELIPRQQFEIAIQAAIGQKIIARETLSALRKDVLAKCYGGDISRKRKLLDKQKKGKKRMRQVGNVEIPQEAFMAVLKIN, translated from the coding sequence GTGAAACATATCCGTAATTTTTGCATCATCGCCCACATTGACCACGGCAAGAGTACGCTGGCGGACCGATTACTAGAATTTACCAAAACCGTTGGCTCCCGCGACATGCAGGCCCAACTGCTCGACGACATGGATCTGGAGCGCGAACGTGGTATCACGATCAAGAGCCACGCCATCCAGATGGACTACGTGTATAAGGGTGAAACCTATACGCTAAACCTGATCGATACACCAGGTCACGTCGATTTTAGTTACGAAGTATCCCGCTCTATTGCCGCTTGCGAAGGGGCATTACTGCTGGTCGATGCGTCGCAGGGAACGGAAGCTCAAACGATCTCCAACCTGTATCTGGCCCTCAACAACGACCTGGTCATTATTCCCGTTCTGAACAAGATCGACCTGCCCGGTGCCCGTCCCGAGGAGATCAAAGACGAAATGGTGGACCTGCTCGGTTGTGAGCGCGACGATATTATTCCGGCATCGGGTAAAGAAGGCATTGGTGTTCCCGAAATTCTGGCCGCCATTGTTGAGCGGATTCCGGCTCCCAAAGGCGAACCAGCGGGACCTTTACAGGCGCTGATCTTCGATTCGCATTTTAACTCCTACCGGGGAATCGAGGTTATCTTCCGGGTTAAGAACGGACGTATCCGAAAAGGCGATAAGGTGAAGTTCATGAACACCGGCAAAGAATATACCGCCGATGAAATCGGAACCCTCCGCCTAACGCAGGAACCCAAAGACGTGATCGAATGTGGCGACGTGGGCTACCTGATCTCGGGTATTAAAGTAGCCAAGGAAGTGAAAGTCGGCGATACCGTTACAACTATTGAAAACCCCGCCAGCGCAGCTATTCAAGGTTTTTCGGAAGTAAAGCCGATGGTTTTCGCCGGTATTTATCCGGTCGAGACCAGTGAGTTCGAAGACCTGCGCGATGCCATGGAGAAGTTGCAGCTGAATGACGCGGCCCTCGTGTGGGAACCCGAAACGTCGGCCGCTCTGGGTTTTGGTTTCCGTTGCGGCTTCCTGGGAATGCTGCACATGGAAATTGTGCAGGAACGTCTGGAGCGCGAATTTGACATGACCGTCATCACCACGGTTCCATCGGTGCGATTTGAGGTCGTGACGACGAAAGGAGAGGAACTTCAGGTATCTGCCCCCGCCGAAATGCCCGAGCCAAACCTGATCGACTACATCGAAGAACCGTTTATTCGGGCGCAGATTATTACCAAAGCCGAGTATGTGGGTGGTATCATGGGACTCTGCATGGACAAGCGGAGTATTCTAAAAAACCAGGTGTACCTAACGGCCGACCGCGTTGAACTCCAGTTCGAAATGCCCCTGGCCGAAGTCGTATTCGACTTTTTCGACAAGCTCAAGACCATCTCGCGCGGGTATGCCTCCCTCGATTACGAGTTTATGGACAACCGCGAATCGGACATGGTGAAACTCGACGTGATGCTCAACGGCGACCGGGTCGATGCCCTCTCGGCCATTGTTCACCGCTCGAAATCATATGAATGGGGTAAGAAACTGTGCGAAAAACTTCGTGAGTTGATTCCCCGCCAACAGTTTGAAATTGCCATTCAAGCGGCTATTGGCCAGAAGATTATAGCCCGCGAAACCCTGAGCGCCCTGCGGAAAGACGTATTAGCCAAGTGTTATGGCGGTGATATTTCCCGGAAACGCAAACTGCTCGACAAGCAGAAGAAAGGTAAGAAACGAATGCGCCAGGTCGGCAACGTCGAAATACCACAAGAGGCATTTATGGCGGTGTTGAAGATAAATTAA
- a CDS encoding Redoxin domain protein (PFAM: Redoxin domain protein; alkyl hydroperoxide reductase/ Thiol specific antioxidant/ Mal allergen~KEGG: ypg:YpAngola_A2137 thiol-disulfide oxidoreductase), which produces MTRFFLFLLLMLSIELTYAQSKKDPLPIGLQAPKLEFKDLDNNLVSLEHLRGNIIVLNFWNIGCLGCEQERETLNRLSDSLQGKSIKFVSITLNKKEKIAAWLAKHPITYEFVGNVDFMGVSGSSFFNYRCMPTTVVIDQNGIVQYNQCGPIMTKEESDKFAKLLVKL; this is translated from the coding sequence ATGACACGATTTTTTCTTTTTCTGCTATTAATGCTGTCAATTGAGTTGACCTATGCTCAATCAAAGAAAGATCCGCTTCCTATTGGCCTACAAGCTCCTAAACTTGAATTCAAAGATTTGGATAACAATTTGGTTAGTCTGGAGCACTTACGTGGGAATATTATTGTCCTTAATTTCTGGAATATTGGTTGCTTAGGCTGTGAGCAAGAACGGGAAACATTAAACCGGTTGAGTGACTCGCTTCAAGGTAAATCCATCAAGTTTGTTTCTATTACACTAAACAAGAAAGAGAAAATTGCTGCCTGGTTGGCAAAACACCCAATTACTTATGAATTTGTAGGTAATGTGGATTTTATGGGTGTGTCCGGCTCCTCTTTCTTCAACTACCGGTGTATGCCTACTACGGTTGTAATTGACCAAAATGGGATAGTTCAGTATAATCAATGCGGGCCAATTATGACGAAAGAAGAATCTGATAAGTTTGCTAAATTGTTAGTGAAGTTATGA
- a CDS encoding peroxiredoxin, OsmC subfamily (TIGRFAM: peroxiredoxin, OsmC subfamily~PFAM: OsmC family protein~KEGG: mpo:Mpop_2261 OsmC family protein), translated as MKITRNAQAHWAGTGKDGQGTVSTASTVLNQTQYSYKTRFEDGVGTNPEELVAAAHAGCFAMQLAFNIQQAGFAADSLDVNCAISLEDGSISSSVLTLKASVPGLDKAKFDELVDHAEHNCPISKLFNTTITVNATLA; from the coding sequence ATGAAAATTACCCGCAACGCACAAGCTCACTGGGCAGGAACCGGCAAAGATGGTCAGGGAACCGTATCGACAGCCAGTACCGTTTTGAATCAAACGCAGTATTCGTACAAAACCCGTTTTGAGGACGGCGTAGGTACCAACCCCGAAGAACTGGTGGCCGCTGCTCATGCTGGCTGTTTTGCCATGCAGTTAGCCTTCAATATTCAGCAGGCTGGCTTTGCCGCTGATTCACTGGACGTGAATTGTGCCATTTCACTCGAAGACGGTTCCATTTCAAGTTCTGTACTGACACTGAAAGCCAGCGTACCGGGCCTCGATAAAGCGAAGTTCGACGAGCTGGTTGATCATGCCGAACACAACTGCCCTATCTCCAAATTATTCAATACGACGATCACGGTTAACGCAACGTTGGCGTAA
- a CDS encoding putative transcriptional regulator, Crp/Fnr family (PFAM: cyclic nucleotide-binding~KEGG: dal:Dalk_0171 cyclic nucleotide-binding protein) → MTSPQYPILHQQLHEFAQLSNADLNLGQEFWQSRTVDRHDFFNNPNSLCRHIGFIVKGIFRVYYVDPKTELEHNLYFATENNFITSLKSLLTRTTCPYIIEALEDAELFVMQYDHLQQLYERSHGWERFGRLLAEQYFLMNQLRSESLLMQTAEERYIDLITSQPDLLNRVSLGHISSYLGIKGPSLSRIRAQLARK, encoded by the coding sequence ATGACCTCCCCACAATACCCTATCTTACACCAGCAACTACACGAATTTGCTCAACTCTCCAATGCTGACCTTAACCTGGGACAGGAATTCTGGCAAAGCCGAACCGTCGACAGACATGATTTTTTCAATAACCCTAATTCCCTCTGTCGGCATATTGGCTTTATCGTGAAAGGCATTTTCCGGGTCTATTATGTCGATCCGAAAACCGAGTTGGAACATAACCTGTATTTTGCTACCGAAAACAATTTCATCACCTCCCTGAAAAGCCTGCTGACCCGAACCACCTGCCCGTACATTATTGAAGCCCTCGAAGATGCTGAACTGTTTGTGATGCAGTACGACCACCTTCAGCAACTGTACGAGCGTTCGCACGGTTGGGAACGCTTCGGTCGGCTCCTGGCAGAACAGTACTTTCTGATGAACCAGCTACGCTCGGAAAGTTTATTGATGCAGACGGCCGAGGAGCGCTACATTGATTTAATCACCAGCCAGCCCGATCTGTTGAATCGGGTTTCGCTCGGGCATATCTCGTCTTACCTGGGTATAAAAGGACCTTCCCTGAGCCGGATTCGGGCGCAACTCGCGCGTAAATAA
- a CDS encoding TonB-dependent receptor plug (PFAM: TonB-dependent receptor plug; TonB-dependent receptor~KEGG: mxa:MXAN_4746 TonB-dependent receptor), translating into MQKLLFAGVVWLLSCGGLLAQSTAARVSGTVKTDNGEPLPGANVVIKNQTKGATTDANGLFSLDARSGDELMISAIGYQSTQVKIGTKNTLEIFLRESASQLNEVVVVGYGTQDRKNLVGSVTQVNADEIKNRPVASFDQQLQGRAVGVQVAANTGVPGDGIFFRIRGTTSINASNDPLYVVDGVFVNNQSLQKITTQGQANNPLADINPADIESISILKDAEATAIYGARAANGVVLITTKRGSYNSKTKVSLNASVGQAWAPKLWDLVTGPEHATIINEAWINDGKPAATRPFRPISEGGRGLPEEQPTYDRLHDIFRTGALQNYDLAVSGGTKQTRFYIGGGYTSQQATLRTNDFSRASFKLNLDQDITDKIRIGTSNILSQSNRTNARVGDGPQGGILQAALHTPTYLPKFNTDGSYAKWAGFDNLDVLINNTDMHSTSTRYIGNIYGEYDIISGLKLRSSWSIDYNDYNEYEYWNTLTNRGSASKGLATSSVSKNTIWINEQTLSYRRSFGTQHNFGALVGNTLQGNVSTQTLAQGTNFPSDAFKQIASASVTTASSNRNQYNLVSFFGRVDYNFSKKYFLEASLRADASSKFAEGHRWGYFPSAGVAWQLKQENFLRDVNFLSDLKIRASVGWTGNQNGIGNYASRGLWGGGNNYLDNPGTVPVQLANPELKWETTRQTNVGLNVGLLSNRIGLEINAYSKYTYDLLLQVPLAQSSGFSSIYRNDGEISNRGLEFGINTQNINKSSFQWNTSFNIAANVNRIEKLSIPVDASYAAERMAQGQAFHSFYVYRQLYVDPKTGDAVYDDVNKDGKITVADRQFYGSALPKFFGGLNNTFAYKGFDLSVFFNFSYGSKVFNNNRFFHESGGTRDDRRAINKNQLKRWQKEGDITDVPRVTTIGNNYNLSPTSRFVEDGSFLRLNSLVLGYTIPKAVLRKVGISSARVYYSGSNLWLLSNYQGPDPEVNVTADPTTQGYDLGTPPQPRTAQFGINLTL; encoded by the coding sequence ATGCAAAAACTTTTATTTGCGGGAGTAGTGTGGCTACTCTCGTGCGGAGGATTGCTGGCACAATCGACCGCAGCGCGTGTATCCGGCACCGTTAAAACCGACAACGGAGAACCTCTGCCGGGGGCCAACGTGGTCATCAAAAATCAGACAAAAGGCGCTACAACCGACGCCAACGGCCTTTTCAGCCTAGATGCTCGCTCCGGCGATGAGTTAATGATCTCGGCCATTGGTTACCAGAGCACTCAGGTTAAAATCGGCACAAAAAATACCCTTGAAATTTTTCTGCGCGAATCGGCATCCCAACTCAACGAGGTCGTTGTGGTTGGTTACGGTACACAGGATCGAAAAAATCTGGTCGGCTCCGTTACACAGGTCAACGCCGATGAGATCAAGAATCGTCCCGTAGCTAGTTTCGACCAACAGTTGCAGGGTCGGGCAGTTGGTGTTCAGGTGGCGGCTAACACGGGCGTTCCGGGCGACGGTATTTTCTTTCGTATTCGGGGTACCACATCCATCAACGCCAGCAACGACCCGCTGTATGTGGTCGACGGGGTATTCGTTAATAATCAATCGCTCCAGAAAATCACCACACAGGGGCAGGCCAACAATCCGCTGGCTGACATCAACCCCGCTGATATTGAGTCGATTTCGATTTTGAAAGATGCCGAAGCGACGGCTATTTACGGGGCGCGGGCGGCCAATGGCGTTGTGCTGATCACCACCAAACGAGGCAGCTATAACAGCAAAACCAAAGTTAGTTTGAATGCATCCGTCGGGCAGGCATGGGCTCCCAAACTGTGGGATCTGGTAACCGGTCCCGAGCACGCGACCATCATCAACGAAGCCTGGATAAACGACGGCAAACCAGCCGCTACCCGACCCTTCCGGCCGATCTCGGAAGGCGGTCGCGGATTACCGGAAGAGCAACCCACCTACGACCGGCTGCACGATATTTTCCGGACGGGCGCCCTGCAAAACTACGATCTGGCCGTTTCGGGCGGCACCAAACAAACCCGCTTTTACATCGGTGGTGGGTACACAAGCCAGCAGGCAACGCTGCGTACCAACGACTTTTCGCGGGCGAGTTTCAAGCTGAACCTGGATCAGGACATTACGGATAAAATCCGCATCGGCACCAGCAATATACTCTCTCAGTCGAACCGGACCAATGCACGGGTTGGCGATGGACCACAGGGCGGTATTTTACAGGCTGCTTTACACACGCCGACCTACCTGCCAAAATTCAATACAGACGGCTCCTACGCCAAATGGGCCGGTTTCGACAACCTCGATGTGCTGATCAACAATACGGATATGCACTCGACCAGCACCCGCTACATCGGCAACATTTATGGTGAATACGACATTATCAGCGGCCTGAAACTACGCAGTAGCTGGAGCATCGACTACAACGATTACAACGAATACGAGTACTGGAACACGCTAACCAACCGGGGTAGCGCGAGCAAAGGACTGGCTACATCGAGCGTTAGTAAAAATACGATCTGGATCAATGAACAGACATTGTCGTACCGACGGTCATTCGGTACCCAGCACAATTTCGGCGCGCTGGTTGGGAATACCTTGCAGGGAAACGTATCAACGCAGACGCTGGCTCAGGGCACCAATTTCCCGTCCGATGCATTTAAGCAGATCGCGTCGGCATCGGTAACGACCGCTTCTTCTAACCGGAATCAGTATAACCTGGTCTCGTTCTTCGGGCGGGTCGATTATAATTTCTCGAAAAAGTATTTTCTGGAAGCCAGCCTTCGGGCCGATGCGTCGTCCAAGTTTGCCGAGGGGCATCGCTGGGGCTATTTCCCCTCGGCGGGGGTGGCCTGGCAGCTTAAGCAGGAGAATTTTTTGCGGGATGTCAATTTCCTGAGCGACCTAAAAATTAGAGCCAGTGTGGGCTGGACGGGCAACCAAAACGGCATCGGCAACTATGCCTCCCGCGGCTTGTGGGGTGGCGGCAACAACTACCTCGACAATCCGGGAACGGTACCCGTTCAACTGGCCAACCCGGAACTGAAGTGGGAAACCACCCGCCAAACCAACGTAGGATTGAACGTCGGTCTACTGAGCAACCGCATTGGCCTGGAAATAAACGCCTATTCCAAATACACCTACGACCTCCTGCTTCAGGTGCCACTGGCGCAGAGTTCGGGTTTCTCCAGTATCTACCGGAACGATGGCGAAATCAGCAACCGGGGGCTTGAATTTGGTATCAATACCCAGAACATCAACAAAAGCAGCTTCCAGTGGAATACCAGCTTTAACATTGCCGCTAACGTAAACCGCATCGAAAAGCTTTCCATCCCGGTCGATGCCAGCTATGCGGCCGAACGCATGGCGCAGGGACAGGCGTTTCACTCCTTTTACGTCTACCGACAACTGTATGTCGATCCCAAAACGGGCGACGCGGTCTATGACGATGTCAATAAAGACGGCAAAATCACCGTGGCCGACCGACAATTTTACGGCAGTGCGTTGCCCAAATTTTTTGGTGGGCTGAACAACACCTTCGCTTACAAAGGGTTCGATCTGTCGGTATTTTTCAATTTCAGCTACGGCAGTAAAGTCTTTAACAACAACCGCTTCTTCCACGAGTCGGGCGGGACGCGGGATGACCGGCGGGCCATCAACAAGAATCAGCTAAAGCGCTGGCAGAAAGAGGGCGATATCACGGATGTGCCTCGCGTGACGACCATTGGCAACAACTACAATCTGAGCCCCACCAGCCGATTTGTAGAAGACGGGTCGTTTCTCCGACTGAACTCGCTCGTGTTGGGCTACACCATTCCAAAAGCCGTTTTGCGCAAAGTGGGCATTTCGTCGGCGCGGGTGTACTACAGCGGCTCCAACCTGTGGCTGCTGAGCAACTACCAGGGTCCTGACCCTGAGGTAAACGTCACCGCCGACCCTACCACCCAGGGATATGATCTGGGCACCCCTCCACAACCCCGAACGGCACAATTTGGCATCAACCTCACTCTCTGA
- a CDS encoding RagB/SusD domain protein (PFAM: RagB/SusD domain protein), translating into MKKIIISLLSALLLTGCHQFLTVQPDLQVDQSQAITNASTAEAAVNGLYNRLGSDGYYGSNFQSLAYLSGGDIQWTGSQGAPQEITARKLTADNGYVSSAWSAIYRTILQANYLLETVPNITDPQLTADRKNQILGEAYAIRALSYFDLVRGWGGVQLILKATRTPSDNTNIPRNSVDETYAQVLKDLTAAEPLLSATTNRNKITRKTVWAIRARYHLYRQEWEQAETYASKLIDDAANYKLAKPYSAFFANNAAATPESVFEIAYTNSFKNGHYNWWLPPALSGRREWAPNANLVALLNDPNVGGNRKELIAQTSPPGNLWYGKLYYRTPLGTDPSYIIRIAELYLIRSEARAQLGKTAAALADLNAVRDRAGVPASTAATKDALLLAIETERQVEFPFEADRWFNLIRTGRVATVLGITDATKYVLPVPNSEILADKALTQNQGY; encoded by the coding sequence ATGAAAAAAATAATCATTAGTCTGCTGAGCGCCCTTTTGCTCACGGGATGCCATCAATTCTTAACCGTACAACCGGATTTACAGGTCGATCAATCGCAGGCGATCACCAACGCCAGTACGGCCGAAGCCGCTGTTAACGGCCTTTACAACCGGCTGGGTAGCGATGGGTATTACGGGTCCAACTTCCAATCCCTCGCCTACCTGTCGGGTGGCGATATTCAGTGGACAGGTTCACAGGGGGCTCCGCAGGAAATTACGGCCCGCAAACTCACCGCTGACAATGGCTATGTGAGTTCAGCCTGGTCGGCCATTTACCGAACCATTCTTCAGGCAAACTACCTGCTGGAAACCGTCCCGAACATCACGGACCCGCAATTGACCGCAGACCGTAAAAACCAGATTCTGGGCGAAGCCTATGCCATACGGGCGTTGTCGTACTTCGATCTGGTTCGAGGCTGGGGCGGTGTTCAACTGATTTTAAAGGCCACGCGCACCCCTTCCGACAACACGAATATTCCCCGCAACAGCGTCGACGAAACCTATGCACAGGTATTGAAAGACCTCACCGCTGCCGAGCCGCTTTTGAGTGCAACGACCAACCGCAATAAAATCACCCGTAAGACCGTCTGGGCCATTCGGGCGCGGTATCACCTGTATCGGCAAGAGTGGGAACAGGCCGAGACGTATGCCAGCAAGCTTATTGATGATGCGGCCAATTACAAACTGGCGAAGCCTTACAGTGCGTTTTTCGCGAACAATGCAGCCGCTACACCCGAGTCTGTCTTCGAGATTGCTTACACCAATTCGTTCAAGAACGGGCATTACAACTGGTGGCTTCCTCCGGCGCTGAGCGGCCGACGCGAGTGGGCGCCGAACGCTAACCTGGTCGCTTTGCTCAACGACCCCAACGTAGGAGGTAACCGTAAAGAGCTGATTGCCCAAACGAGTCCTCCGGGCAACTTGTGGTACGGCAAACTCTATTACCGCACCCCGCTCGGCACCGACCCGTCCTACATCATACGAATAGCCGAGTTGTACCTGATCCGGTCCGAAGCCCGTGCTCAGCTGGGCAAAACAGCCGCTGCCCTCGCTGACTTGAACGCCGTTCGTGACCGGGCGGGTGTGCCTGCTTCAACCGCAGCGACGAAAGATGCCTTGTTACTAGCAATCGAAACCGAACGGCAGGTGGAGTTCCCCTTTGAAGCAGACCGCTGGTTCAACCTAATCCGAACAGGACGGGTGGCGACCGTGCTGGGTATCACCGACGCAACTAAATATGTGCTGCCCGTGCCGAATAGTGAAATCCTGGCCGATAAGGCGCTGACGCAGAATCAAGGGTATTGA